From Synechococcus sp. A10-1-5-1, a single genomic window includes:
- a CDS encoding NAD(P)H-quinone oxidoreductase subunit J, which produces MPEDTAAVTAPQAGPVSQWLTSQGFDHQLLEPDHLGVEVIGVEAPFLPVIAAALKASGFDYLQVQGGYDEGPGGQLVSFYHLVKLAGLADQSTASQHLPADVKPEEVRLKVFLSRDGDLTIPSLYPLYRGADWPERETFDMFGIGFEGHPQPKRLLMPEDWKGFPLRKDYVQPDFYEMQDAY; this is translated from the coding sequence ATGCCTGAGGACACCGCTGCCGTTACCGCACCCCAGGCTGGCCCCGTCAGCCAGTGGCTCACCAGCCAGGGTTTCGACCACCAGCTGCTTGAGCCCGATCACTTGGGCGTTGAAGTGATTGGCGTTGAGGCGCCCTTCCTCCCCGTGATCGCTGCGGCCTTGAAGGCCTCGGGTTTCGATTACCTGCAGGTGCAGGGTGGCTACGACGAAGGCCCCGGCGGCCAGCTGGTGAGCTTCTATCACCTGGTCAAGTTGGCTGGCCTGGCTGATCAGTCCACCGCGTCGCAGCACCTTCCTGCAGACGTCAAGCCTGAGGAGGTGCGCCTGAAGGTCTTCCTCTCCCGCGATGGTGATCTCACGATCCCAAGCCTCTACCCGCTCTATCGAGGCGCTGACTGGCCTGAGCGTGAGACCTTCGACATGTTCGGCATTGGTTTTGAGGGGCACCCTCAACCCAAGCGCCTGTTGATGCCCGAAGACTGGAAGGGATTCCCCTTGCGCAAGGACTACGTCCAGCCGGACTTCTACGAAATGCAGGACGCCTACTGA
- the nuoB gene encoding NADH-quinone oxidoreductase subunit NuoB has translation MAEALSVAALRDQRESSCNPVGAPAVTSDLSENVILTTLDDLHNWARLSSLWPLLYGTACCFIEFAALIGSRFDFDRFGLVPRSSPRQADLLIVAGTVTMKMAPALVRLYEQMPEPKYVIAMGACTITGGMFSADSTTAVRGVDKLIPVDLYLPGCPPRPEAIFDAVVKLRKKVGNEALSERGNLMPTHRYFTVAHEMKQVEPIVDGRYLRAETQQAALQAAAGLPVAASAKASIPAEQA, from the coding sequence ATGGCCGAAGCCCTTTCGGTCGCCGCCCTTCGCGATCAACGCGAATCCAGCTGCAACCCCGTCGGTGCCCCGGCTGTCACCTCGGATCTCTCCGAGAACGTCATCCTGACCACTCTGGATGACCTGCACAACTGGGCCCGCCTCAGCAGCCTCTGGCCGCTGCTCTACGGCACCGCCTGCTGCTTTATCGAGTTCGCGGCCCTGATCGGCTCGCGTTTCGATTTTGATCGCTTTGGCCTTGTTCCTCGCTCCAGTCCGCGCCAGGCGGACTTGTTGATCGTTGCTGGCACCGTGACCATGAAGATGGCTCCGGCCCTCGTGCGTCTCTACGAGCAGATGCCCGAGCCCAAGTACGTGATCGCCATGGGCGCCTGCACGATCACCGGCGGCATGTTCTCGGCGGACTCCACCACCGCGGTGCGCGGTGTGGACAAGCTGATCCCGGTTGACCTCTATCTGCCTGGCTGCCCGCCCCGCCCTGAGGCGATCTTCGATGCGGTGGTCAAGCTGCGTAAGAAGGTCGGCAACGAGGCCCTCTCCGAGCGCGGCAATCTGATGCCGACGCACCGTTATTTCACGGTTGCCCACGAAATGAAGCAGGTGGAGCCGATCGTGGATGGTCGCTATCTGCGCGCTGAAACCCAGCAGGCTGCCCTTCAGGCTGCCGCTGGCCTCCCCGTTGCCGCGTCCGCCAAAGCCTCCATTCCCGCTGAACAAGCCTGA
- a CDS encoding NAD(P)H-quinone oxidoreductase subunit 3 gives MFVLSGYDAFLGFLLIAAAVPVLALVTNKVVSPKSRVGERDLTYESGMEPIGGAWIQFNIRYYMFALVFVIFDVETVFLYPWAVAFHRLGLLAFIEALVFIAILVVALAYAWRKGALEWS, from the coding sequence GTGTTCGTTCTCTCCGGTTACGACGCCTTCCTCGGCTTCCTGCTGATTGCAGCGGCGGTGCCTGTGCTGGCGCTCGTCACCAACAAGGTCGTCTCCCCCAAGTCACGGGTGGGAGAACGGGATCTCACCTACGAGTCGGGCATGGAGCCCATCGGCGGTGCCTGGATTCAGTTCAACATCCGCTACTACATGTTCGCCCTGGTCTTCGTGATCTTCGACGTGGAGACCGTCTTTCTCTATCCCTGGGCGGTGGCCTTTCACCGCTTGGGGCTACTGGCCTTCATCGAAGCCCTGGTCTTTATCGCCATCCTGGTGGTGGCCCTGGCCTACGCCTGGCGCAAGGGCGCCCTTGAGTGGAGCTGA
- a CDS encoding rubredoxin gives MSEDTLPEELNSPEPTAESAEIAVEATDDPDTHRFECRACGFVYDPDEGVKKLAIQAGTPFSALDPNSFRCPVCRSKTLAFKDIGPRNKPSGFEENLGYGLGVNTLTPGQKNVLIFGGFALAIAFFLSLYSLR, from the coding sequence ATGAGCGAGGACACCCTCCCGGAGGAACTCAATTCGCCAGAACCAACAGCAGAGAGCGCTGAGATCGCTGTTGAGGCCACTGACGACCCGGACACGCACCGATTCGAGTGCCGCGCCTGCGGCTTCGTCTACGACCCCGATGAGGGTGTCAAAAAGCTCGCCATCCAAGCAGGGACGCCCTTCAGCGCTCTCGACCCCAACAGCTTCCGCTGCCCGGTCTGCCGCAGCAAAACGCTCGCCTTCAAAGACATTGGGCCCCGGAACAAGCCCAGCGGCTTTGAAGAGAACCTTGGCTACGGGCTTGGCGTAAACACCCTGACGCCAGGACAGAAGAATGTCCTGATCTTTGGCGGCTTTGCTTTGGCGATCGCCTTTTTCCTCTCTCTGTATTCCCTTCGCTGA